In Apteryx mantelli isolate bAptMan1 chromosome 26, bAptMan1.hap1, whole genome shotgun sequence, a single window of DNA contains:
- the C1QA gene encoding complement C1q subcomponent subunit A encodes MRLWFWLVTGTLAVVLGTTLPQETVCRAPDGKNGIPGVPGLDGRPGQKGDMGEPGKPARRTGIRGLKGDEGEPGPPGNPGNQGYHGPSGPPGLPGQPGPKGAKGKAGNIKEQPRPAFSASRKFPPRRGNTVVFDNIITNQENSYSAQTGEFTCRVPGLYYFVYQVISSGDLCLSITKNREKMVSFCDTNIRSILQVNSGSSVLSLAIGDKVSLTTDPLKGNMIYSGSEADSVFSGFMLFPQMG; translated from the exons ATGCGGCTCTGGTTTTGGCTGGTGACTGGCACGCTGGCGGTAGTCCTGGGCACGACCTTGCCTCAGGAGACCGTGTGTCGGGCACCAGATGGCAAGAACGGCATACCAGGGGTCCCTGGCCTTGATGGGAGGCCAGGACAGAAAGGTGACATGGGAGAGCCAG GGAAACCAGCACGAAGAACTGGCATCCGTGGACTCAAAGGGGACGAAGGTGAGCCGGGGCCTCCTGGCAATCCAGGAAATCAAGGCTACCATGGTCCAAGCGGCCCCCCTGGGCTCCCGGGCCAGCCAGGGCCAAAGGGGGCCAAGGGGAAGGCTGGCAACATCAAGGAGCAGCCGCGTCCTGCCTTCTCGGCCTCGCGGAAGTTCCCACCACGCAGGGGCAACACCGTAGTGTTTGACAACATCATCACCAACCAGGAAAACTCCTACAGCGCCCAGACCGGGGAGTTCACCTGCCGTGTCCCTGGCCTTTACTACTTCGTCTACCAGGTCATCTCCAGTGGAGACCTCTGTCTGAGCATCACCAAGAACAGGGAGAAAATGGTCAGCTTCTGTGACACCAACATTCGCAGTATCCTGCAGGTGAACTCAGGCAGCAGTGTGCTCAGCCTGGCCATAGGCGATAAGGTCTCTCTGACCACCGACCCGTTGAAAGGCAACATGATTTACAGCGGCTCCGAGGCAGACAGCGTCTTCAGTGGTTTCATGCTGTTCCCGCAAATGGGCTGA
- the C1QC gene encoding complement C1q subcomponent subunit C isoform X2, whose product MGQSFQEQLGLALTLLLLPLGAAVTGDTNHNCYGAPGLPGMPGMPGKDGRDGLKGAKGEPGIPAVSAAQGPKGMKGEPGSPGWPGKTGPIGPPGPRGDPGVMGTAGGPGIPGSYKQKHQSAFSVKRQTGVHPLKNVPVVFNHVITNTNNDYNTTTGKFTCKLPGLYYFVFHSSQTANLCVMLYKNKSKVASFCDHKTNTMQVSSGGILLRLEAGQQIWLEVNDYNAMVGISGSDSVFSGFLLFPD is encoded by the exons ATGGGGCAGAGCTTTCAGGAGCAGCTTGGTCTGGccctcaccctcctcctcctgcctctgggGGCTGCAGTGACCGGAGACACCAATCACAACTGCTATGGGGCTCCAGGCCTGCCGGGCATGCCGGGCATGCCGGGCAAGGACGGCCGGGATGGGCTGAAGGGAGCCAAAGGCGAGCCAG GCATCCCGGCCGTTTCTGCTGCTCAAGGGCCCAAGGGTATGAAAGGGGAACCAGGCAGTCCAGGTTGGCCAGGCAAGACTGGCCCTATCGGTCCCCCTGGTCCTCGTGGAGACCCAGGAGTGATGGGCACTGCTGGAGGTCCGGGTATACCCGGCAGCTACAAGCAGAAGCACCAGTCAGCGTTTTCAGTGAAAAGGCAGACTGGCGTACACCCCCTGAAGAACGTCCCCGTGGTGTTCAACCACgtcatcaccaacacaaacaatGACTACAACACCACCACGGGCAAGTTCACCTGCAAGCTCCCTGGCCTCTACTACTTTGTCTTCCACTCTTCACAGACAGCCAACCTCTGCGTCATGCTATACAAGAACAAGAGTAAGGTGGCCAGCTTCTGTGACCACAAGACCAATACCATGCAGGTCAGCTCAGGTGGGATCCTCCTCCGTCTGGAAGCTGGACAACAGATCTGGCTGGAGGTGAATGACTACAATGCCATGGTGGGCATCAGTGGCTCCGACAGCGTCTTCTCAGGGTTCCTGCTCTTCCCCGACTAG
- the C1QC gene encoding complement C1q subcomponent subunit C isoform X1, translating to MLQSTKMGQSFQEQLGLALTLLLLPLGAAVTGDTNHNCYGAPGLPGMPGMPGKDGRDGLKGAKGEPGIPAVSAAQGPKGMKGEPGSPGWPGKTGPIGPPGPRGDPGVMGTAGGPGIPGSYKQKHQSAFSVKRQTGVHPLKNVPVVFNHVITNTNNDYNTTTGKFTCKLPGLYYFVFHSSQTANLCVMLYKNKSKVASFCDHKTNTMQVSSGGILLRLEAGQQIWLEVNDYNAMVGISGSDSVFSGFLLFPD from the exons atgCTCCAGAGCACCAAAATGGGGCAGAGCTTTCAGGAGCAGCTTGGTCTGGccctcaccctcctcctcctgcctctgggGGCTGCAGTGACCGGAGACACCAATCACAACTGCTATGGGGCTCCAGGCCTGCCGGGCATGCCGGGCATGCCGGGCAAGGACGGCCGGGATGGGCTGAAGGGAGCCAAAGGCGAGCCAG GCATCCCGGCCGTTTCTGCTGCTCAAGGGCCCAAGGGTATGAAAGGGGAACCAGGCAGTCCAGGTTGGCCAGGCAAGACTGGCCCTATCGGTCCCCCTGGTCCTCGTGGAGACCCAGGAGTGATGGGCACTGCTGGAGGTCCGGGTATACCCGGCAGCTACAAGCAGAAGCACCAGTCAGCGTTTTCAGTGAAAAGGCAGACTGGCGTACACCCCCTGAAGAACGTCCCCGTGGTGTTCAACCACgtcatcaccaacacaaacaatGACTACAACACCACCACGGGCAAGTTCACCTGCAAGCTCCCTGGCCTCTACTACTTTGTCTTCCACTCTTCACAGACAGCCAACCTCTGCGTCATGCTATACAAGAACAAGAGTAAGGTGGCCAGCTTCTGTGACCACAAGACCAATACCATGCAGGTCAGCTCAGGTGGGATCCTCCTCCGTCTGGAAGCTGGACAACAGATCTGGCTGGAGGTGAATGACTACAATGCCATGGTGGGCATCAGTGGCTCCGACAGCGTCTTCTCAGGGTTCCTGCTCTTCCCCGACTAG